One part of the uncultured Bacteroides sp. genome encodes these proteins:
- a CDS encoding DNA/RNA non-specific endonuclease, with translation MAKRKKKNRQNNRLRFLFIAIAISLVSVLVYEHFRSPILHAANNVKYETEEIMQPEKEVTFGELDIPESTTKRPEQIITHAGYTVSYNPEWRIPNWVSYELTRDETEGKLDRSDDFEVDPKVKGVCPSNEDYKRSGYDRGHMAPAADMKWNSTVMKECFYYSNMCPQKHSLNAGRWKTLEEKVRDWAQEDSAIVIVCGPIVDKGYNTIGNARVAVPQRFFKVILAPFLKKPRAIGFIMKNEKEELPLSSYAVSVDRVEKITGMDFFSALPDDVENSIESSNSTYGWSL, from the coding sequence ATGGCAAAAAGAAAGAAAAAGAACAGACAAAACAACAGACTAAGATTTCTATTTATAGCTATCGCTATATCATTAGTCTCTGTACTTGTTTACGAGCATTTTCGTAGTCCTATATTACATGCAGCAAATAATGTAAAATACGAGACGGAAGAAATTATGCAGCCCGAAAAGGAAGTAACCTTTGGTGAACTTGATATTCCGGAATCAACAACTAAGCGACCCGAACAAATCATCACTCATGCAGGATATACCGTGTCATACAATCCGGAGTGGCGAATTCCCAACTGGGTTTCTTATGAATTAACCCGCGATGAAACAGAAGGAAAGCTGGATCGGTCGGATGATTTCGAAGTAGATCCTAAGGTAAAAGGAGTTTGTCCGTCGAACGAAGATTATAAACGTTCGGGATACGATCGCGGACACATGGCTCCGGCGGCAGATATGAAGTGGAACTCAACTGTAATGAAGGAATGTTTTTATTATAGCAACATGTGTCCGCAAAAACACTCTTTGAATGCCGGACGCTGGAAAACGCTGGAAGAAAAAGTACGCGACTGGGCACAGGAAGACAGTGCCATTGTAATTGTTTGCGGACCGATTGTAGATAAGGGATATAACACAATAGGCAATGCACGAGTTGCCGTTCCACAAAGGTTTTTCAAGGTTATTCTGGCTCCTTTTCTCAAGAAACCAAGAGCTATTGGCTTTATTATGAAAAATGAAAAGGAAGAATTACCGCTTAGCAGTTATGCGGTTTCTGTCGACAGAGTTGAAAAAATCACTGGTATGGATTTCTTTTCTGCATTGCCGGATGATGTTGAGAATAGTATAGAAAGTTCTAACTCAACATACGGCTGGAGCTTATAG
- the mltG gene encoding endolytic transglycosylase MltG — translation MDFKKQNKWVIAAISIGAIALLAAIFVYFTFFAAEFQPDKKAYVYIDRDDTADSIMVKVEQAGMPRSMKTFRWLMNNLDDAKSIHTGRYAIKPGDGNYPVFRRLTRGQQAPLEFAINDVRTSGQLAKKIGNQLMIDSAEVATRLNDSTFCSKLGLKKETIVCLFIPNTYELYWNISTADLFKRMKKEYSLFWTSDRLAKAKSIGYTPAEVTTIASIVEEETNNNEEKPMVAGLYINRLHKGMKLQADPTVKFAVQDFTIKRVTGTHLRSNSPYNTYKFEGLPPGPIRIPSIKGIDAVLNYTRHNFVYMCAKEDFSGTHNFAATWEEHQANAKKYQQELNKRKIF, via the coding sequence ATGGACTTTAAAAAACAGAATAAATGGGTCATCGCTGCAATCAGCATTGGCGCCATCGCTTTACTTGCTGCAATTTTCGTTTACTTTACTTTTTTTGCGGCAGAATTCCAACCAGATAAAAAAGCATATGTGTATATTGACCGTGACGACACCGCCGATTCAATCATGGTTAAAGTAGAACAGGCTGGTATGCCCCGCAGTATGAAAACATTCCGATGGTTGATGAACAACCTTGATGATGCCAAAAGTATTCATACGGGACGATATGCAATCAAACCGGGAGATGGTAATTATCCGGTATTTCGCCGATTAACCAGAGGTCAGCAAGCTCCTTTGGAGTTTGCAATCAATGATGTTCGTACAAGCGGACAGCTGGCAAAAAAAATTGGAAACCAGCTGATGATAGACTCAGCAGAAGTAGCTACCCGGTTGAACGACTCTACTTTTTGCTCTAAATTAGGCTTGAAGAAGGAAACTATTGTTTGCCTTTTCATTCCAAATACTTACGAGCTTTACTGGAACATTTCTACTGCCGATCTTTTCAAAAGAATGAAAAAAGAGTATAGCTTGTTCTGGACAAGCGACCGCCTTGCTAAAGCGAAATCAATTGGATATACTCCGGCAGAAGTTACTACCATTGCTTCTATTGTAGAAGAAGAAACTAACAATAATGAAGAAAAACCAATGGTTGCCGGTCTTTACATCAACCGCCTTCATAAAGGGATGAAACTTCAGGCAGATCCAACAGTTAAGTTTGCCGTGCAGGATTTTACCATTAAAAGAGTAACAGGCACACACCTTCGCTCAAATTCTCCATACAATACTTATAAGTTCGAAGGACTACCTCCGGGACCAATCCGTATTCCTTCTATTAAAGGTATTGACGCGGTACTAAATTATACAAGACATAACTTTGTATATATGTGCGCAAAGGAAGATTTTTCCGGCACTCACAACTTTGCAGCAACCTGGGAAGAGCATCAGGCTAACGCCAAGAAATATCAGCAAGAGCTGAATAAACGGAAGATTTTCTAA
- a CDS encoding thiamine pyrophosphate-dependent enzyme, which translates to MSKQLLLGDEAIAQAAIDAGLSGVYAYPGTPSTEITEYIQQSPLAKERNIHSRWSTNEKTAMETALGMSFSGKRALVCMKHVGMNVAADCFINSAMTGVNGGLLVVAADDPSMHSSQNEQDSRFYGDFSLIPMFEPSNQQETYDMVYSGFEFSEKIGEPILLRMVTRLAHSRSGVETKALKQQNEMSFGDDPKQFILLPGIARRRYKELIAKQEDFVKASEESPYNKYIDGPNKKLGIVACGIGFNYLMENYPDGCEYPVLKIGQYPLPKKQLTQLISECDEILVLEDGQPFVERLIGGYLGNAVKVKGRLDGTLSRDGELNPDSVAKAVGKENKSTFVTPNVVEMRPPALCEGCGHRDMYTILTAILKADYPAHKVFSDIGCYTLGAGAPFNAIHSCVDMGASITMAKGAADAGLFPSVAVIGDSTFTHSGMTGLLDCINENASVTIIISDNETTAMTGGQDSAGTGKIEAICLGLGVDPAHLRVVVPLKKNYEEMEQIIREEIEYRGVSVIIPRRECVQTLARKKRSSKK; encoded by the coding sequence ATGAGCAAACAACTCTTATTGGGCGATGAAGCCATTGCGCAAGCAGCTATTGACGCCGGACTTTCCGGCGTTTATGCCTATCCTGGCACCCCTTCTACTGAAATAACAGAATACATTCAGCAATCGCCGCTGGCGAAAGAAAGAAATATCCATAGCCGTTGGAGTACAAACGAAAAAACGGCTATGGAAACCGCTTTGGGAATGTCCTTTTCCGGCAAACGAGCTTTGGTATGCATGAAGCACGTTGGTATGAACGTAGCAGCAGATTGCTTTATCAATTCTGCCATGACGGGAGTTAACGGAGGATTACTGGTTGTTGCTGCCGACGATCCCAGCATGCACTCCTCACAAAATGAACAAGACAGCCGTTTCTATGGCGACTTTTCATTAATCCCTATGTTCGAGCCATCCAATCAGCAGGAAACTTATGACATGGTTTACAGCGGATTTGAGTTCTCTGAAAAAATAGGCGAACCTATTCTACTGAGAATGGTTACCCGATTGGCTCACTCTCGCTCGGGCGTTGAAACTAAAGCTTTAAAACAACAAAATGAAATGTCTTTCGGTGATGATCCGAAACAATTCATTCTCCTTCCGGGAATCGCTCGCCGTCGTTATAAAGAATTAATTGCCAAACAAGAAGACTTTGTAAAAGCATCCGAAGAATCTCCTTATAACAAGTATATTGACGGTCCTAACAAAAAGTTAGGTATCGTGGCATGTGGTATCGGATTCAATTACCTGATGGAAAACTATCCTGATGGATGCGAATATCCGGTATTGAAAATTGGTCAATACCCACTTCCTAAAAAGCAATTAACCCAACTGATTTCCGAATGTGATGAAATTCTGGTATTGGAAGACGGACAGCCATTTGTTGAAAGACTCATCGGCGGTTACCTTGGAAATGCAGTTAAAGTTAAAGGACGCTTAGACGGAACTCTTTCACGCGATGGAGAATTAAATCCTGATAGCGTAGCCAAAGCTGTAGGTAAAGAAAACAAATCTACATTCGTTACTCCAAACGTAGTTGAAATGCGTCCGCCAGCTCTTTGCGAAGGTTGCGGCCACCGCGATATGTATACTATTTTAACAGCAATATTAAAAGCAGATTACCCAGCACATAAAGTGTTCAGTGATATTGGCTGCTATACTTTAGGCGCCGGTGCACCATTCAACGCCATTCATTCTTGCGTAGATATGGGAGCTTCCATCACCATGGCTAAAGGTGCTGCAGATGCAGGCTTATTCCCTTCGGTAGCTGTTATTGGCGATTCTACATTTACTCACTCGGGAATGACAGGTTTACTTGATTGCATAAACGAAAATGCCAGTGTAACCATCATAATCTCCGATAATGAAACAACAGCCATGACTGGTGGACAAGATTCGGCCGGTACCGGAAAGATTGAAGCTATCTGTCTCGGACTTGGAGTTGATCCTGCACATCTTCGTGTAGTCGTTCCTTTAAAGAAGAATTATGAGGAAATGGAACAAATTATCCGCGAAGAGATTGAATATCGTGGTGTATCGGTTATTATTCCTCGCAGAGAGTGTGTACAAACATTAGCAAGAAAGAAAAGAAGTAGCAAAAAATGA
- a CDS encoding indolepyruvate oxidoreductase subunit beta yields the protein MKKDIILSGVGGQGILSIATVIGEAALKEGLYMKQAEVHGMSQRGGDVQSNLRISDKPIASDLIPTGKCDLIISLEPMESLRYLPYLSNDGWLVTNEVPFINIPNYPAEADIMNEINKLPHKIILDVDKVAKELGSPRVSNIVLLGATIPFLGIEYSKIQESIRDIFERKGEAIVEMNLKALAAGKEIAEKMM from the coding sequence ATGAAAAAAGATATAATTTTATCAGGTGTAGGCGGTCAGGGAATTCTTTCCATTGCTACCGTAATTGGAGAAGCAGCCTTAAAAGAAGGACTTTACATGAAGCAGGCAGAAGTTCACGGAATGAGCCAAAGAGGAGGCGATGTGCAATCTAATCTTCGTATAAGCGATAAACCAATTGCTTCTGATTTAATACCAACAGGCAAGTGCGACTTGATTATATCACTCGAGCCAATGGAAAGCTTGCGCTATCTGCCCTACCTCAGCAATGATGGCTGGTTGGTAACTAATGAAGTTCCGTTTATTAATATCCCAAATTATCCGGCAGAAGCTGATATTATGAATGAGATTAATAAACTACCTCACAAGATAATTCTGGACGTAGATAAGGTTGCAAAAGAGTTAGGCTCTCCCCGCGTATCAAACATTGTATTACTTGGTGCTACAATTCCTTTCCTGGGAATTGAATATAGCAAAATTCAAGAAAGTATCCGCGATATCTTTGAAAGAAAAGGAGAAGCAATCGTAGAAATGAATCTTAAAGCTTTAGCTGCCGGAAAAGAGATTGCTGAAAAAATGATGTAA
- a CDS encoding phenylacetate--CoA ligase codes for MNQYWEEDVETMNREKLNDLQLQRLKKTINIASNAPYYKKVFIQHGINADSIQSLEDIKKIPFTTKADMRKNYPFGLVAGDMSDAVRIHSSSGTTGNPTVIVHSQHDLDSWANLVARCLYMVGLRKTDVFQNSSGYGMFTGGLGFQYGAERLGALTVPAAAGNSKRQIKFIKDFGTTALHAIPSYATRLAEVFQEEGIDPKSTKLKTLIIGAEPHTNEQRRKIEKLLNVKAYNSFGMTEMNGPGVAFECKEQNGMHFWEDCYLVEIIDPETGEHVSDGEIGELVLTTLDREQMPLIRYRTRDLTRILPGKCPCGRTHIRIDRIKGRSDDMFIIKGVNIFPMQIEKILVQFSQLGSNYLITLETKNNQDEMIVEVELSDLSTDNYIELQGLAKEITRQLKDEILLTPKLKLVNKGSLPQSEGKAVRVKDLRNNR; via the coding sequence ATGAATCAATATTGGGAAGAAGATGTAGAAACGATGAATAGAGAGAAGTTGAACGATCTTCAGCTTCAAAGACTAAAAAAAACAATAAATATCGCTTCTAATGCACCTTACTATAAAAAAGTTTTCATTCAACACGGCATAAACGCAGATTCTATACAGTCATTGGAAGATATCAAAAAGATTCCTTTCACCACAAAAGCAGATATGCGCAAAAACTATCCTTTCGGGTTAGTAGCCGGAGATATGAGCGATGCAGTAAGAATCCATTCTTCAAGCGGTACAACCGGTAATCCTACCGTAATTGTGCACTCACAACACGATCTTGATTCATGGGCAAACCTGGTTGCTCGCTGCTTATACATGGTTGGACTGAGAAAGACTGATGTTTTTCAGAATAGCTCTGGCTACGGAATGTTTACCGGAGGACTAGGTTTTCAGTATGGCGCAGAAAGACTTGGTGCGCTTACTGTTCCTGCAGCAGCGGGAAACAGTAAGCGACAAATCAAATTTATAAAAGATTTTGGAACCACAGCTCTTCATGCTATCCCAAGTTATGCCACCCGTCTGGCTGAAGTATTTCAGGAAGAAGGCATTGATCCTAAAAGTACAAAACTTAAAACGCTTATAATTGGCGCTGAACCACACACCAACGAGCAGCGAAGAAAAATAGAAAAACTTCTGAACGTTAAAGCGTACAACAGTTTTGGCATGACAGAAATGAATGGTCCCGGTGTGGCTTTCGAATGCAAGGAACAAAACGGAATGCACTTCTGGGAAGATTGTTATTTAGTTGAAATAATAGATCCGGAAACAGGCGAGCATGTTTCTGACGGAGAAATAGGCGAACTCGTGCTTACCACTCTTGATCGTGAGCAAATGCCCCTTATTCGCTACCGTACACGTGACTTAACACGTATATTACCGGGTAAATGTCCATGTGGCCGCACTCATATCCGAATTGACAGAATTAAAGGCAGAAGCGATGACATGTTCATTATCAAAGGAGTGAATATATTCCCAATGCAGATTGAAAAAATTCTGGTTCAGTTCTCACAATTAGGCAGTAATTATCTGATAACATTAGAAACAAAGAACAATCAAGACGAGATGATTGTTGAAGTAGAACTAAGCGATCTTTCAACCGACAACTATATTGAGTTACAAGGCCTGGCAAAGGAAATAACACGTCAATTAAAAGATGAAATATTGCTTACTCCAAAACTGAAGTTAGTAAATAAAGGATCACTACCTCAAAGTGAAGGCAAAGCAGTACGGGTAAAAGATCTGAGGAATAACCGATAA
- the xpt gene encoding xanthine phosphoribosyltransferase — MKLLKEKILQDGKCFEGGILKVDSFINHQMDPTLMKAIGIEFVRRFANTKVNKIITIEASGIAPAIMTGFFMDLPVIFAKKKRPNTMTNFLSTTVHSFTKDRDYEIVISTEFIGPDDNILFIDDFLAYGNAASGILDLVEQAGANLVGMGFIIEKEFQNGRILLESKGVKVESLAIIESLSNRHIKIKE, encoded by the coding sequence ATGAAACTGCTAAAAGAAAAGATACTTCAAGATGGAAAATGCTTCGAAGGCGGAATCTTGAAAGTTGATAGTTTTATTAATCATCAAATGGACCCAACGCTGATGAAAGCTATTGGGATTGAATTTGTACGTCGCTTTGCTAATACTAAGGTTAATAAGATTATAACTATCGAGGCCAGTGGTATTGCTCCAGCTATTATGACAGGGTTCTTTATGGATTTACCTGTTATATTTGCTAAGAAGAAAAGGCCAAACACGATGACTAATTTTCTATCCACAACAGTACATTCTTTCACAAAAGATCGTGACTACGAAATAGTAATAAGTACTGAATTTATAGGTCCTGACGACAATATACTCTTCATTGATGACTTTTTAGCCTATGGAAATGCAGCATCCGGTATTCTTGATTTAGTAGAACAAGCAGGAGCCAATCTCGTTGGTATGGGATTTATTATCGAAAAAGAATTTCAGAATGGCCGTATATTGCTCGAATCAAAAGGAGTCAAAGTAGAATCACTTGCCATTATTGAAAGTTTATCCAACAGACATATTAAAATTAAAGAATAA
- a CDS encoding CapA family protein, with the protein MKHLILLVTAVLSFSCTSPSQKKEDHDRDEMATTKRITLLFAGDFMQHQGQIDAAVTDSGYNYNDCFSQIKEEVSKVDIAIGNLEVTLGGEPYGGYPGFSAPDEYMYAIQNAGFDVMTTANNHCLDKGRKGLERTIHILDSLKVPHLGTYLDIDDRESRYPLFIEKNGFSIALLSYTYATNGLNTKKPNVVNYIDKSLMLRDIEKARAKNPDFIIACMHWGTEYQSTPDKNQIELADWLFAHGVDHVIGSHPHVVQPMEIRYDPVKKQQHILVYSLGNYISDMSALKTDGGVMFKMELSKKDTVKVERCGYSLVWTYRPKFSGEKNYKIIPAASPRDKLPVNVANRLNIFVKDSRNLFTTYNKEIEEYVF; encoded by the coding sequence ATGAAACATCTGATCCTTTTGGTGACTGCTGTTTTATCTTTCTCATGTACTTCCCCTTCTCAGAAGAAGGAGGATCATGATAGGGATGAGATGGCTACCACTAAAAGGATCACTCTTTTATTTGCAGGTGATTTTATGCAGCATCAGGGGCAGATAGATGCAGCAGTAACTGATAGCGGATACAATTACAATGATTGCTTTAGTCAGATAAAAGAGGAAGTAAGCAAGGTTGATATTGCTATTGGTAATCTGGAAGTAACGCTTGGCGGGGAACCTTATGGAGGATATCCCGGATTCAGTGCTCCCGATGAATATATGTATGCCATTCAGAATGCTGGTTTCGATGTGATGACTACTGCCAATAATCACTGCCTCGACAAAGGTCGAAAAGGACTCGAACGAACTATTCATATACTCGATTCACTTAAAGTTCCTCATCTTGGAACATATCTCGATATAGATGATCGAGAAAGCAGATATCCCTTATTTATTGAAAAGAATGGTTTCTCTATTGCTTTATTAAGCTACACTTATGCTACCAATGGCCTGAATACTAAAAAGCCTAATGTGGTTAACTATATAGACAAGAGCCTTATGTTACGTGATATTGAAAAGGCGCGTGCAAAGAATCCCGATTTTATCATAGCTTGTATGCATTGGGGAACAGAATACCAGTCAACTCCAGATAAGAACCAGATAGAATTGGCCGATTGGCTCTTTGCTCACGGAGTAGATCATGTGATTGGTTCTCATCCGCACGTAGTGCAACCCATGGAGATTCGTTATGATCCAGTTAAGAAGCAACAGCATATTCTGGTTTATTCATTAGGAAATTATATTTCGGATATGTCGGCATTAAAAACCGATGGGGGAGTAATGTTTAAAATGGAATTGAGTAAAAAAGATACAGTTAAAGTAGAAAGATGTGGCTATAGTTTGGTGTGGACTTATCGCCCTAAGTTTAGCGGCGAAAAAAATTATAAAATAATTCCGGCTGCAAGTCCACGCGATAAGCTACCTGTAAATGTAGCTAACCGTCTGAATATCTTTGTAAAAGACTCTAGAAACCTTTTTACGACGTACAATAAAGAAATTGAAGAGTATGTTTTTTGA
- the folD gene encoding bifunctional methylenetetrahydrofolate dehydrogenase/methenyltetrahydrofolate cyclohydrolase FolD: MQLIDGKAISEQVKLEIAAEVAELVAKGGKRPHLAAILVGHDGGSETYVAAKVKACEVCGFKSSLIRFESDVTEEELLNKVKELNEDADVDGFIVQLPLPKHISEQKVIETIDYRKDVDGFHPINVGRMSIGLPCYVSATPNGILELLKRYNIETSGKKCVVLGRSNIVGKPMASLMMQKAYPGDATVTVCHSRSKDLVKECQEADIIIAALGQPNFLKGSMVKDGAVVIDVGTTRVPSDKTKSGFKLTGDVLFEEVAPKCSFITPVPGGVGPMTIVSLMKNTLLAGKKEIYK; the protein is encoded by the coding sequence ATGCAATTAATTGATGGTAAAGCAATATCGGAACAAGTAAAGCTGGAAATAGCTGCTGAAGTAGCCGAACTAGTTGCAAAAGGTGGTAAAAGACCTCATCTGGCAGCTATCCTTGTAGGACATGACGGAGGAAGTGAAACTTATGTTGCTGCAAAAGTAAAAGCCTGTGAAGTTTGTGGCTTTAAGTCTTCTTTGATTCGTTTCGAATCTGATGTTACAGAAGAAGAACTGTTGAATAAAGTAAAAGAGCTTAATGAAGATGCTGATGTAGACGGATTTATTGTTCAGCTACCTTTGCCTAAACACATCTCTGAACAAAAAGTTATTGAAACTATTGATTACCGCAAGGATGTGGATGGTTTCCATCCAATTAACGTAGGACGTATGTCTATCGGCTTACCTTGCTATGTATCGGCTACTCCTAACGGAATTCTTGAGTTGCTGAAACGTTACAATATCGAGACTAGCGGAAAGAAATGCGTAGTATTGGGACGTAGTAATATTGTAGGTAAGCCAATGGCTTCTTTGATGATGCAGAAAGCTTATCCTGGCGATGCTACAGTAACTGTTTGCCACAGTCGTTCTAAAGACTTGGTTAAGGAATGTCAGGAAGCAGATATTATTATCGCAGCACTAGGTCAGCCTAACTTCTTAAAAGGTTCAATGGTAAAAGATGGTGCGGTAGTTATCGACGTAGGTACTACACGTGTTCCTTCTGATAAAACAAAATCGGGATTCAAGCTTACAGGAGATGTTCTTTTTGAAGAAGTGGCTCCTAAATGCTCATTCATAACTCCTGTTCCGGGTGGAGTAGGACCAATGACTATTGTTTCTCTGATGAAAAATACTCTTTTGGCAGGAAAGAAAGAAATATATAAGTAA
- the ffh gene encoding signal recognition particle protein: MFDNLSERLDRSFKILKGEGKITEINVAETLKDVRKALLDADVNYKVAKTFTDTVKEKALGQNVLTAVKPSQLMVKIVHDELTELMGGETVDINLKGAPAVILMSGLQGSGKTTFSGKLAKMLKTKRNKKPLLVACDVYRPAAIEQLHVLGQQIEVPVYSEIDSKSPVQIAQNAIKEAKAKGYDLVIVDTAGRLAIDEQMMNEIAAIKNAINPDEILFVVDSMTGQDAVNTAKEFNDRLDFNGVVLTKLDGDTRGGAALSIRSVVNKPIKFVGTGEKMEAIDQFHPSRMADRILGMGDIVSLVERAQEQYDEEEAKRLQKKISKNQFDFNDFLSQIAQIKKMGNLKDLASMIPGVGKAIKDVDIDDNAFKSIEAIIYSMTPKERSNPEIINGSRRTRIAKGSGTNIQEVNRLMKQFDQTRKMMKMVTSSKMGKMMPKMKK; this comes from the coding sequence ATGTTCGATAATTTAAGCGAGAGACTGGATAGGTCTTTTAAGATTTTAAAGGGTGAAGGAAAGATCACCGAAATCAATGTAGCGGAAACACTGAAAGATGTGCGTAAAGCCCTCTTGGATGCCGACGTAAACTATAAAGTTGCTAAGACTTTTACAGATACAGTCAAGGAAAAAGCTTTGGGACAGAATGTGCTTACTGCCGTTAAACCAAGCCAGTTGATGGTTAAGATTGTTCACGATGAGCTTACTGAATTAATGGGTGGCGAGACAGTGGATATTAACCTGAAAGGTGCTCCCGCTGTTATCTTGATGTCTGGTTTACAAGGTTCCGGTAAAACTACATTCTCCGGTAAGCTTGCAAAAATGTTGAAGACTAAACGTAACAAGAAACCTCTTTTGGTTGCCTGTGACGTTTATCGTCCTGCGGCTATCGAGCAGTTGCATGTGCTGGGACAACAGATAGAGGTCCCTGTTTATAGTGAAATAGATAGTAAAAGTCCTGTTCAGATTGCTCAGAACGCAATCAAGGAAGCTAAGGCAAAAGGTTATGATCTGGTAATTGTCGATACAGCCGGACGTTTGGCTATTGATGAGCAAATGATGAACGAAATCGCTGCAATCAAGAATGCTATCAATCCGGATGAAATCTTGTTCGTTGTTGACTCAATGACTGGTCAGGATGCTGTAAATACTGCTAAGGAATTCAATGACCGTCTCGACTTTAATGGTGTTGTTCTTACTAAACTGGATGGTGATACCCGTGGTGGTGCCGCCCTTTCTATTCGTTCTGTGGTTAACAAACCTATCAAGTTTGTGGGTACAGGTGAAAAGATGGAAGCTATTGACCAGTTCCACCCTTCACGTATGGCTGACCGTATTCTGGGAATGGGTGATATTGTTTCGTTGGTGGAACGTGCTCAGGAACAATACGACGAAGAAGAAGCTAAACGTCTTCAAAAGAAAATCTCAAAGAATCAGTTCGATTTTAACGACTTCCTTTCTCAGATAGCTCAGATTAAAAAGATGGGTAATCTGAAGGATCTTGCATCTATGATTCCTGGTGTAGGTAAAGCTATCAAGGATGTTGATATTGATGATAACGCATTCAAGAGTATTGAAGCTATTATCTATTCAATGACTCCGAAAGAAAGAAGTAATCCGGAAATCATTAACGGATCACGCCGTACACGTATTGCTAAAGGTAGTGGTACAAATATTCAGGAAGTAAACCGTCTGATGAAGCAATTTGACCAGACACGCAAGATGATGAAGATGGTTACCAGTAGCAAGATGGGCAAGATGATGCCTAAAATGAAAAAATAA
- a CDS encoding MATE family efflux transporter, protein MYTNKQIWNISSPIFLSLLAQTIIGVTDTAFLGRVGEVELGASAMGSLFYICIFTIAFGFSMGSQIIIARRNGEGNYKDVGPVMIQGTFFLLGMAFILFCLSKLMAPGIMRFLVSSDKIFDSTMIFLNWRIIGFFFAFVNVMFRALYIGITRTKVLTISAVVMALVNVVLAYTLIFGHFGFPKMGIKGAAIASVIAEVSSVLFFLIYTRITVDFKKYGLNQFRSFETQLLVRVLRISSFTMMQYFLSMATWFVFFVAVERLGQRQLAVANIVRSIYVVMLIPVNALSTTSNTLVSNAIGAGGVNQVIQIMNKIARFSFLIVFSVVALVVLFPEAVLSVYTNEAALIEESVNSVYVISFAMLIASVSNVYFNGISGTGNTSSALMLETITLVFYTGYIFLVGVYLKAPVAICFFIEALYYLLLLTGSFIYLKKANWQSKKL, encoded by the coding sequence ATGTATACCAACAAACAGATTTGGAATATAAGTTCGCCTATTTTTTTAAGTCTGCTGGCTCAGACCATTATTGGTGTAACTGATACTGCTTTCCTCGGTAGAGTGGGGGAAGTGGAGCTTGGTGCATCAGCAATGGGAAGTTTGTTCTATATCTGCATATTTACAATTGCTTTCGGCTTTAGCATGGGTTCTCAAATTATTATAGCTCGAAGAAATGGTGAAGGAAATTATAAAGATGTGGGACCTGTAATGATTCAGGGAACCTTTTTCCTGCTGGGAATGGCCTTTATTCTTTTCTGCCTATCCAAGCTTATGGCACCGGGGATTATGCGATTCCTTGTTTCTTCCGATAAGATCTTCGATTCAACTATGATATTCCTGAACTGGCGTATCATAGGTTTCTTTTTTGCATTTGTCAATGTAATGTTTCGAGCGCTGTATATTGGTATAACCCGCACCAAAGTACTAACTATCAGTGCGGTTGTAATGGCTTTGGTGAATGTTGTACTTGCCTATACCTTGATTTTTGGACATTTCGGTTTTCCAAAAATGGGTATCAAAGGAGCTGCCATTGCATCCGTTATAGCTGAGGTTTCTTCTGTGCTGTTTTTCCTAATCTATACACGCATCACGGTCGATTTTAAGAAATACGGACTTAACCAGTTTAGGTCTTTTGAAACTCAGTTACTGGTACGTGTTTTAAGAATATCCAGCTTTACCATGATGCAGTATTTTCTTTCCATGGCTACCTGGTTTGTGTTTTTTGTGGCAGTGGAACGGCTGGGACAAAGACAGCTGGCAGTTGCTAATATTGTAAGAAGCATTTATGTGGTAATGCTTATTCCTGTAAATGCGCTCTCTACTACATCCAATACATTAGTCAGCAATGCTATAGGAGCGGGAGGGGTGAATCAAGTGATACAGATAATGAATAAAATTGCCCGATTCTCTTTTCTAATTGTCTTTTCGGTTGTAGCATTAGTTGTACTTTTTCCGGAAGCTGTTTTATCTGTCTATACAAACGAAGCAGCTCTGATTGAAGAATCTGTAAATTCTGTTTATGTTATCTCATTTGCAATGCTTATAGCTTCTGTATCAAATGTTTATTTTAATGGAATATCTGGAACAGGTAATACGAGTTCGGCATTAATGCTGGAGACTATTACCCTTGTTTTCTATACCGGATATATCTTTTTAGTAGGAGTTTATCTGAAAGCTCCTGTAGCTATTTGCTTTTTTATTGAGGCACTTTATTATCTGTTGTTATTGACCGGAAGCTTTATTTATCTGAAAAAAGCAAATTGGCAGAGTAAAAAGCTCTGA